One segment of Acidianus sp. HS-5 DNA contains the following:
- a CDS encoding radical SAM protein yields MPTYDFIITTDRCLMTNHHHKEFLGFLGTGPAVGIPEKAWKWLACPKVKVDEYGRPVEAPYGMRKIEAKLIDEGFNAAIIDPDYIGKYTPTAKALLFSHHDYFAFGPPSSTWWGITKKEPINYKSFQELINKPEIAEGKKHGMKILVGGPSTWQWLWREDMIEKVGVDALVDGEGEKVIVKLAQMILDGEELPKYVYVSGDDVPSIEDIPDIKGGSVNGLVEVMRGCARSCRFCSVTLRPTRYYPLDKIERELQVNVKAGIKHGVIHSDDVLFYGAVGILPKPEPLIKLHQLVKKYYKTIAWSHASLAAIRYSEEKYGLVSKLMEIVYQDGNQDYLGVEVGIETGSVRLAKEIMPAKSAPYKPESYPETVEEAFKIMHETHIVPAGTMIIGLPEETEDDVYRTIELVDNLRPYRSILVPMFFVPMGFFKNKDWFTRVKLNDAHIELYKKVFWHDVYWAEDIINKFYMKGPLYYPVKLTLKLFLAGAKRKMKQVEAILESKLRQ; encoded by the coding sequence ATGCCAACTTATGATTTCATAATCACGACAGACCGTTGTTTGATGACTAATCATCATCACAAGGAGTTCCTAGGTTTCCTAGGAACAGGTCCAGCAGTAGGTATTCCAGAAAAAGCCTGGAAATGGTTAGCCTGCCCTAAGGTTAAAGTTGACGAATACGGAAGACCAGTAGAAGCTCCCTACGGAATGAGAAAAATAGAAGCAAAACTTATTGACGAAGGTTTTAATGCAGCAATTATAGACCCAGATTATATAGGAAAATACACTCCTACTGCTAAGGCTTTACTGTTCTCTCATCACGATTATTTCGCTTTCGGTCCACCATCATCAACATGGTGGGGAATAACTAAAAAGGAGCCAATTAATTACAAGAGCTTCCAAGAACTTATTAACAAACCGGAAATAGCAGAAGGTAAAAAACATGGAATGAAGATATTAGTTGGCGGTCCCTCTACATGGCAGTGGTTATGGAGAGAAGATATGATAGAGAAAGTAGGAGTTGATGCCTTAGTAGATGGAGAAGGAGAGAAAGTTATAGTAAAGTTAGCTCAAATGATACTTGATGGTGAGGAATTACCTAAATACGTTTATGTTAGTGGAGACGATGTGCCCTCAATTGAAGACATACCAGACATTAAAGGAGGGAGCGTTAACGGATTAGTAGAAGTAATGAGAGGTTGTGCTAGATCTTGTAGATTCTGCTCTGTAACATTAAGGCCTACACGTTATTATCCATTGGATAAAATAGAAAGGGAATTACAAGTTAACGTTAAAGCAGGAATAAAACATGGCGTAATTCATAGTGACGATGTCTTATTTTATGGTGCCGTGGGAATATTACCCAAACCAGAACCTCTAATAAAGCTTCATCAACTAGTTAAGAAATACTATAAAACAATTGCTTGGAGCCACGCAAGCCTAGCAGCAATTAGATATTCAGAAGAAAAATATGGGCTTGTATCAAAATTAATGGAAATAGTTTACCAAGACGGAAATCAAGATTATTTAGGTGTAGAAGTAGGTATTGAGACTGGCTCAGTTAGGTTAGCTAAAGAAATAATGCCAGCAAAATCTGCACCTTATAAGCCAGAAAGTTATCCAGAGACTGTTGAAGAAGCTTTCAAAATAATGCATGAGACTCATATAGTACCTGCAGGAACTATGATTATAGGTTTACCTGAAGAGACTGAAGACGACGTTTACAGAACCATAGAGTTGGTAGACAACTTAAGACCTTATAGGAGCATCCTAGTTCCAATGTTCTTCGTACCTATGGGATTCTTCAAAAATAAGGATTGGTTCACTAGAGTAAAGCTGAATGATGCTCACATAGAGCTTTATAAAAAAGTGTTCTGGCACGATGTATACTGGGCTGAGGATATAATAAACAAATTCTACATGAAAGGACCTTTATATTACCCAGTAAAACTTACGCTGAAGTTATTCCTTGCAGGAGCAAAGAGAAAAATGAAACAAGTAGAAGCGATCCTTGAATCTAAATTAAGACAATAG
- the serS gene encoding serine--tRNA ligase, translating into MSWSLLELIRNNPDALIDSLKKRNMDISLVLKAVELDKKWRSTLQEVEKLRHQHNEITSQIPKLKPEERKTKIEEAKKLLQVLEAKEKELKEIEEQRDDILSSLPNIISPDVPVGPDDTYNVPVKFWGKFKVYEKDLDEFKKQLNGAQVDYEIINRKPIGHADMLENVLKLGNTEKASQVAGSRFYYLFDDLVWLDFSLLLYAVDTMTSKGYRLVLPPYMLRGEIIHAVIDLDTFKDAIYKIENDDLYLIATAEHPLASLYYKEDIDKEDLPIKLAGVSPAFRREAGAANKDLKGIFRVHQFHKVEQFIFSIPEESWKYHQELLSNAEEIFQGLGIPYRIVNIASGDLGACAAKKYDLEAWMPAQGKFREMVSCSNCTDWQAFRMKIRYIDRKNNKKGYVHTLNSTAIASTRAITAILENFQKDDGSVEIPKILRKYLEPFKSAPKDYIYPRKK; encoded by the coding sequence ATGTCTTGGAGTTTACTTGAACTCATTAGAAATAATCCAGATGCGTTAATAGATTCTCTAAAGAAAAGGAACATGGACATTTCTTTAGTATTAAAAGCGGTTGAACTCGACAAAAAATGGAGAAGTACTTTACAAGAAGTTGAGAAGCTTAGGCATCAACATAATGAAATAACTTCTCAAATACCTAAGCTAAAGCCTGAAGAGAGAAAGACAAAGATAGAAGAAGCAAAGAAACTTTTACAAGTACTTGAAGCTAAAGAAAAAGAATTAAAGGAAATTGAAGAACAGAGGGATGATATCTTAAGCTCTTTACCCAATATAATAAGTCCTGACGTTCCAGTAGGTCCTGATGATACTTATAATGTTCCCGTAAAATTCTGGGGTAAATTCAAGGTTTACGAAAAGGATTTAGATGAATTTAAAAAACAGCTTAACGGTGCTCAAGTAGATTATGAAATTATAAATCGGAAGCCTATAGGCCATGCCGATATGTTAGAGAACGTTCTAAAGCTAGGAAATACTGAGAAAGCCTCTCAAGTTGCCGGTTCTAGGTTTTACTATTTATTTGATGATTTAGTATGGCTTGATTTTTCACTCTTACTTTATGCAGTAGACACTATGACTTCCAAAGGTTACAGATTAGTTTTGCCTCCATACATGCTTAGAGGAGAAATAATTCACGCAGTTATTGACTTAGATACATTTAAGGATGCAATTTATAAGATTGAGAATGACGATTTGTATTTAATTGCTACTGCTGAGCATCCTCTAGCATCGCTTTATTATAAGGAAGATATTGACAAGGAAGACTTACCAATAAAACTCGCAGGAGTTAGTCCTGCTTTTAGGAGGGAAGCCGGTGCAGCAAATAAGGATTTGAAAGGAATATTTAGAGTTCACCAGTTCCACAAAGTTGAACAGTTTATTTTCTCCATACCAGAAGAAAGCTGGAAATATCATCAGGAATTACTGAGCAATGCTGAAGAAATATTTCAAGGTTTAGGAATTCCTTATAGGATTGTAAATATTGCTTCTGGAGATTTGGGTGCTTGTGCTGCAAAGAAATATGATTTAGAAGCATGGATGCCTGCTCAAGGTAAATTCAGAGAAATGGTCAGTTGCAGTAATTGTACAGATTGGCAGGCTTTTAGGATGAAGATTAGATATATTGATAGGAAGAACAATAAGAAAGGTTATGTTCACACACTCAACAGTACTGCGATAGCAAGCACTAGGGCAATTACTGCTATACTAGAAAACTTCCAGAAAGACGACGGAAGTGTGGAGATTCCCAAAATTTTGAGAAAATACCTAGAGCCGTTCAAATCTGCTCCTAAAGACTACATTTACCCTAGAAAGAAATGA
- a CDS encoding metal-sulfur cluster assembly factor, protein MSQINKEEWKKKIMEGLTQVFDPEIPVDIVNLGLVYDLQISDEGDVYIKLGLTAPGCPVVDDLVYTVEQVIKESVPARKVDIDIDLDTPWSPLKMSPEGREKFKKLYGYDIVEMWVQTYGLPAQEQKS, encoded by the coding sequence ATGTCACAAATCAACAAGGAAGAATGGAAGAAAAAAATCATGGAAGGTTTAACGCAAGTATTCGACCCAGAAATTCCAGTAGACATAGTGAATTTAGGTTTAGTATATGATTTGCAGATTTCTGATGAAGGAGACGTTTATATAAAGTTAGGCTTAACTGCTCCAGGTTGTCCTGTTGTTGATGATCTAGTTTACACTGTAGAACAAGTAATAAAGGAGTCTGTTCCAGCAAGAAAGGTCGACATTGATATAGACTTAGATACTCCTTGGAGTCCATTAAAAATGTCTCCAGAAGGTAGAGAGAAGTTCAAGAAATTATATGGTTATGATATAGTAGAAATGTGGGTACAGACGTACGGCTTACCTGCTCAAGAACAGAAGTCATAA
- the hisI gene encoding phosphoribosyl-AMP cyclohydrolase: protein MGVTLKLSEDEARKIVEKLNFRHEYDTVIAVLQHYETKDILMVGNMNKEAVFKTLTSGMTHFWSLSRKKLWLKGETSKHFQLVEDFFIDCDEDAVVFLVNPLGPTCHTGNYTCFYRNYRSFIAKH, encoded by the coding sequence GTGGGTGTCACGTTAAAGCTTTCAGAGGACGAAGCTAGGAAGATTGTAGAGAAGCTTAATTTTAGACATGAATATGATACTGTAATAGCAGTTCTTCAGCATTACGAAACTAAGGATATTCTCATGGTAGGTAATATGAATAAGGAGGCAGTTTTTAAGACTCTAACTTCTGGTATGACTCACTTTTGGTCTTTAAGCAGGAAAAAACTTTGGTTAAAAGGAGAAACTAGTAAGCATTTTCAATTAGTGGAGGATTTTTTCATTGATTGTGACGAGGATGCAGTAGTCTTCCTTGTAAATCCATTAGGTCCTACTTGCCATACTGGAAATTATACATGTTTTTATAGAAATTATAGAAGTTTTATAGCTAAGCATTAA
- the hisH gene encoding imidazole glycerol phosphate synthase subunit HisH has protein sequence MKALVVNYGVGNLFSISSGLKRAGFEVEISKEIKPADLIVFPGVGSFSAVSNFILTNSDIINDLKKSGVHFLGVCLGLQIMFEKGTEGGESKGLGWFKGVVDKIQANVKLPHIGWDKIYVTGDCELSDELDGKYAYYVHSYVAYTDDNVVMKSNYGIDYPAMICKENVVGTQFHPEKSSGTGRIFFENLKRWVSR, from the coding sequence ATGAAGGCCTTGGTAGTTAACTACGGTGTAGGTAACTTATTCAGCATTTCTTCCGGTTTAAAGAGAGCTGGGTTTGAAGTTGAAATAAGCAAGGAAATTAAGCCTGCAGATCTCATAGTTTTTCCTGGCGTTGGATCATTTTCAGCAGTTTCCAATTTTATTCTGACTAATTCTGATATAATAAATGACCTTAAGAAATCAGGAGTTCATTTCTTGGGTGTCTGCTTAGGACTCCAAATAATGTTTGAGAAAGGAACAGAAGGAGGTGAAAGTAAGGGACTGGGTTGGTTTAAAGGAGTAGTAGATAAAATTCAAGCTAATGTCAAGTTACCTCATATAGGTTGGGATAAAATCTACGTGACAGGAGATTGCGAGCTTTCAGACGAGCTTGACGGCAAATATGCTTATTATGTGCATAGTTATGTCGCTTATACAGACGACAATGTGGTGATGAAATCCAACTACGGAATAGATTACCCTGCAATGATATGCAAGGAGAACGTTGTAGGTACGCAATTTCACCCAGAAAAAAGCAGTGGAACAGGAAGAATATTTTTTGAAAACTTAAAGAGGTGGGTGTCACGTTAA
- the hisE gene encoding phosphoribosyl-ATP diphosphatase, with amino-acid sequence MSEVLDKLYEIILERLEKMPENSYTAELAKKGKGHIARKVGEEAVETIVASLYEGRDRFISEAADLMYHLWVLMAVEGVKPEELYDELKRRMK; translated from the coding sequence ATGTCTGAAGTTCTAGACAAGTTGTATGAAATAATACTTGAAAGACTTGAAAAGATGCCCGAAAATAGTTATACTGCAGAGCTTGCAAAGAAAGGAAAGGGACATATTGCGAGAAAAGTTGGTGAAGAGGCTGTTGAAACTATTGTTGCATCATTATATGAAGGAAGAGACAGGTTCATATCAGAGGCCGCGGATTTAATGTATCACCTATGGGTTCTAATGGCAGTAGAGGGAGTTAAGCCAGAAGAATTATACGATGAATTAAAGAGGAGGATGAAATGA
- the hisD gene encoding histidinol dehydrogenase, whose protein sequence is MIIKEFPKSRPISFDNVLDKVNEIVEKVKREGDSALVEFTEKFDGIKLDNIKVSWDEIHYYASSLPDDVKNAIDIISEQIKEFHTSIKPPQIGGGRGGVEFGIVWTPLEKVGIYVPGGKKLYPSTLLMAGIPAVVAGVKEIYVATPTKGKIDPAIAYIAKRLNVKEVYRVGGSQAIAALAYGTESVKKVDKIVGPGNVYVQAAKYLVSKDVGIDGIEGPTELVIVADDSANPEQVYLDLLAQGEHGTSTLLVLISTSDKVLKEIEDRASNLELTIYLVKAKDLEEAVNYANEIAPEHLSLQVSSPRETLKMVRNAGAVTLGITPPAIIDYSAGPDHILPTNSWARFKGGLTVYDFLKPISFAQATNPDKELINAATILAKYEGFEIHSRSIGDRYV, encoded by the coding sequence ATGATAATTAAAGAATTTCCTAAAAGTAGGCCTATAAGTTTCGATAATGTATTAGATAAGGTAAACGAAATTGTAGAGAAAGTAAAAAGAGAAGGCGATAGCGCTTTAGTCGAATTTACTGAAAAATTTGACGGGATAAAACTTGATAATATAAAAGTTTCATGGGATGAAATTCATTATTATGCGTCTTCTCTTCCTGACGATGTCAAAAACGCTATTGATATAATATCAGAACAAATAAAGGAGTTTCATACTTCAATTAAGCCTCCTCAGATAGGTGGAGGAAGGGGCGGAGTCGAATTTGGAATAGTATGGACTCCTTTAGAAAAAGTTGGGATTTATGTACCGGGAGGAAAGAAGCTTTATCCTTCAACTCTGCTGATGGCTGGAATACCTGCAGTAGTTGCTGGAGTTAAGGAAATTTATGTTGCAACTCCCACTAAAGGAAAAATTGATCCAGCAATTGCGTACATTGCTAAAAGGCTTAACGTTAAAGAAGTGTATAGAGTTGGAGGATCTCAAGCAATAGCTGCATTAGCTTACGGTACTGAAAGCGTTAAAAAAGTTGATAAGATAGTTGGTCCAGGTAACGTTTATGTCCAAGCCGCCAAGTACCTTGTAAGTAAGGATGTAGGAATAGATGGTATAGAAGGACCTACTGAGTTAGTCATTGTCGCAGATGATTCTGCAAATCCTGAGCAAGTTTACCTGGATTTATTGGCTCAAGGAGAGCACGGCACTTCTACCCTGCTTGTACTAATTTCAACTTCCGATAAGGTACTGAAGGAAATTGAGGATAGAGCTTCAAACCTAGAGCTTACAATTTATTTAGTGAAGGCAAAAGACCTAGAAGAGGCTGTAAATTATGCTAATGAAATAGCTCCAGAACATCTTTCTTTACAGGTTTCTTCCCCTAGAGAGACTTTAAAAATGGTTAGAAATGCTGGAGCCGTGACTTTAGGCATAACTCCTCCTGCAATCATTGATTACAGTGCAGGACCTGATCATATATTACCTACAAATAGTTGGGCTAGGTTTAAAGGAGGACTTACGGTTTATGATTTCCTTAAGCCTATCTCTTTTGCTCAAGCTACTAATCCAGATAAGGAGTTAATAAATGCCGCAACTATTTTGGCAAAATATGAAGGATTTGAGATTCATTCTAGAAGCATAGGTGATAGATATGTCTGA
- the hisF gene encoding imidazole glycerol phosphate synthase subunit HisF: MTTKRIIACLDVKNGRVVKGVNFLNLKDKGDPVELAARYEEEGADEIVFLDISATIEGRRTLLDVVRNTASVLSIPLTVGGGIRSLEDVSRILSSGADKVSINTAAIENKQVITQSSEEFGAQAVVVAIDAKFEGNSWIVYTKSGTFRTGLDAVSWSKEVEKLGAGEVLLTSIDKDGTRSGYDIKLTKAVAEAVNIPVIASGGAGKQEHFLDILTEGKADAALAAGVFHDGVIRIKDLKYYLKARGVEVRI, encoded by the coding sequence ATGACTACGAAGAGAATTATTGCTTGTCTAGATGTAAAAAACGGTAGAGTAGTTAAGGGGGTTAATTTCCTAAATCTTAAGGATAAAGGAGATCCCGTTGAGCTTGCGGCAAGGTATGAAGAAGAAGGTGCTGATGAGATAGTATTTTTGGACATTTCTGCTACAATTGAAGGAAGGAGAACTCTGCTTGATGTTGTAAGGAATACTGCAAGCGTTTTATCAATTCCCTTAACTGTGGGAGGAGGAATAAGAAGCTTGGAAGACGTTTCAAGAATATTATCTTCTGGTGCAGATAAAGTTAGTATAAATACTGCCGCGATTGAAAATAAGCAAGTAATTACTCAATCCTCTGAAGAATTTGGCGCTCAAGCGGTAGTTGTTGCAATAGATGCTAAATTTGAAGGTAACTCTTGGATTGTTTATACTAAATCTGGAACATTTAGAACAGGACTAGATGCAGTTAGTTGGTCTAAAGAAGTAGAAAAGTTAGGTGCAGGAGAAGTTCTCTTGACCAGTATTGATAAAGATGGAACAAGGTCAGGTTATGATATTAAACTAACAAAGGCTGTAGCTGAGGCAGTTAATATTCCAGTAATAGCAAGTGGAGGAGCAGGAAAACAAGAGCACTTCCTTGATATTTTAACAGAAGGTAAAGCAGATGCTGCTTTGGCCGCTGGAGTTTTCCATGATGGAGTTATCAGAATCAAGGATTTAAAGTATTATTTAAAAGCAAGAGGGGTTGAAGTGAGGATATGA
- the hisBd gene encoding imidazoleglycerol-phosphate dehydratase, which yields MSRLARIKRDTKETEIEVLLDIDTPGEVEVSTPVPFFNHMLNSMLFHMNSTTKIIAKDKQNYDDHHIVEDTAIVLGEAFKEALGNKAGIRRFFSLFTPMDEALVLIAIDISGRGMGIVDLDLKREQIGGLSMENVPHFFRTFAQNAGITLHIKKFGGENEHHIIEAAFKGLGISLYEASRIINNRLPTTKGLL from the coding sequence ATGTCTAGGTTAGCTAGAATAAAAAGAGACACTAAAGAGACTGAAATAGAGGTCCTGCTAGATATTGATACTCCTGGAGAAGTAGAAGTTTCAACTCCAGTGCCTTTCTTTAATCATATGTTAAATTCAATGTTATTTCACATGAATTCAACTACAAAAATTATTGCTAAGGATAAGCAGAATTACGATGATCATCACATAGTTGAGGATACTGCAATAGTTTTAGGAGAAGCATTTAAAGAGGCTTTAGGCAATAAAGCTGGAATAAGAAGATTTTTCAGCTTATTTACTCCAATGGATGAGGCTTTGGTTCTTATAGCTATAGACATTTCTGGAAGGGGCATGGGGATAGTGGATTTAGACCTGAAGAGGGAACAAATAGGTGGATTGTCAATGGAGAACGTTCCCCACTTTTTCAGGACTTTTGCTCAGAATGCGGGAATAACTTTGCATATCAAGAAGTTCGGCGGAGAGAACGAGCATCACATAATTGAGGCGGCATTTAAGGGTTTAGGAATTTCACTGTATGAAGCTTCTAGAATAATTAATAACAGATTGCCTACTACGAAGGGATTATTATGA
- the hisA gene encoding 1-(5-phosphoribosyl)-5-((5-phosphoribosylamino)methylideneamino)imidazole-4-carboxamide isomerase translates to MMEVVPSIDISQGKAVKRIKGIKGSGLILGNPTKVAEEIYSLGYNFIHVVDLDAAEGTGNNEDKIKEIVKVGFNKIEVGGGIRSVEKANGLLSLGVTDVVVSSILFTDKVEFDKMSKLFGDRLFFSIDYCGGKTLIRGWKEKAKSVDETLSVIKDYDIKGVIFTYVCNEGTKKGIDDNISIYSVKVNKIKGYAGGISDVKDLLKLKDSKIDFAIVGMAFYSGNLKGVKNV, encoded by the coding sequence GTGATGGAAGTAGTCCCAAGTATAGATATAAGCCAAGGAAAGGCAGTAAAAAGAATCAAAGGGATTAAAGGTAGTGGGCTTATATTGGGTAATCCAACTAAAGTAGCCGAAGAAATTTATTCATTAGGATATAATTTCATTCATGTTGTTGATTTAGATGCTGCAGAAGGTACAGGAAATAATGAAGATAAGATAAAGGAAATTGTGAAAGTAGGTTTTAATAAGATCGAGGTAGGAGGAGGAATAAGAAGTGTTGAAAAAGCAAACGGACTCTTATCTCTTGGAGTTACAGACGTGGTAGTTTCATCAATTCTTTTCACCGATAAGGTCGAATTTGATAAAATGAGCAAATTATTTGGTGATAGGCTATTCTTCTCTATAGACTATTGTGGAGGAAAAACTCTAATCAGAGGCTGGAAGGAGAAAGCTAAGAGCGTGGATGAAACGCTCTCTGTAATTAAAGATTACGATATTAAGGGAGTAATTTTCACCTACGTGTGCAATGAAGGAACAAAGAAAGGGATAGACGACAATATTTCAATATACTCTGTTAAGGTGAATAAAATTAAAGGATATGCTGGAGGAATAAGTGATGTAAAAGACCTTCTCAAGTTAAAAGATAGTAAGATAGATTTTGCAATAGTAGGAATGGCTTTTTACTCAGGAAATTTAAAAGGTGTGAAGAATGTCTAG
- the hisG gene encoding ATP phosphoribosyltransferase, with protein MKVAIPNKGRLQQPTLQFLSQVGIKPLASDERALMIPTSWEGVQLVMMRTEDIPNLIEAGAAEIGISGHDYVTESKADVEELIKLDFGKAKIVLAVPQSWDVNDVEDLRRKKKGIRIATKYHNVAKEYLEKADIDAKIVKISGAAEVMPSLGAADAIIDVVSTGTTLKLHGLKPIDEILQTYAVVIGNKYWMKSEEAEKVNLVLTMMKGVISARGRKMIFMNVDDSKLEYVISSLPAMLSPAISRLSKSNAWEVITVAEESQLPEVIAKAKAAGAKDIVVINIEKVVK; from the coding sequence TTGAAAGTGGCAATTCCAAATAAAGGAAGGCTTCAACAACCTACTTTACAGTTCTTAAGCCAAGTAGGAATTAAGCCGTTAGCAAGTGATGAAAGGGCTTTAATGATACCAACAAGCTGGGAAGGAGTACAGTTAGTTATGATGAGGACTGAGGATATTCCTAACCTAATTGAAGCAGGAGCTGCAGAAATAGGAATAAGCGGTCACGATTATGTTACAGAATCTAAGGCTGATGTTGAAGAATTAATAAAACTTGATTTCGGAAAGGCTAAAATAGTCTTAGCGGTACCGCAAAGTTGGGACGTAAATGACGTTGAAGATTTAAGGAGGAAGAAAAAAGGCATAAGAATTGCAACTAAATACCACAATGTAGCTAAGGAATATCTTGAAAAGGCAGATATAGATGCCAAAATAGTAAAAATAAGTGGAGCAGCAGAAGTTATGCCATCATTGGGAGCAGCAGACGCTATAATTGACGTAGTTAGCACAGGGACTACGTTAAAATTACATGGCTTAAAGCCTATTGATGAGATACTCCAAACTTATGCTGTAGTTATAGGTAACAAATATTGGATGAAATCCGAGGAGGCGGAGAAGGTAAACCTTGTATTAACTATGATGAAGGGGGTTATCTCTGCCAGAGGAAGGAAAATGATATTTATGAACGTTGATGATAGCAAGTTAGAATACGTAATATCTTCTTTACCTGCAATGTTATCTCCTGCTATTTCTAGGCTAAGTAAAAGCAATGCTTGGGAAGTAATTACAGTAGCCGAAGAGAGTCAATTGCCAGAGGTAATAGCTAAGGCAAAGGCGGCTGGGGCTAAAGATATTGTAGTTATAAACATAGAGAAGGTAGTTAAGTGA
- the hisC gene encoding histidinol-phosphate transaminase — protein sequence MLHKKFLNLFQPFYQGFRIAPTEIPKWLKEAKEYDYSDIKEGIRLHLNESPYSPPSFVIQAVEKYLSQGNRYQHPDLTSRFKELAAEYNKVEPSNIFPTPGGDGALRATFYNFLNPGDQVAYNFPSYSMYSVYSAVRGLKVNKVNLIENGDWWKEDLDKLLDYAKDSKLVIIDDPNNPTGSPMLKANKEIISTLAENIKGFLVLDEAYYEFSGYTAASLVNEYPNVMIVRTLSKAFSLASYRVGYLIANKEVVNALTKTSTPFDVALPSLIAGITALENSSYAKNIVNEITENREYLYSSLKRLGLKVYKSVTNFLLIKDNRDLLTPLMERKIAIRKPLDGFYRITVGTKEQCEILVKALGEILESGNSK from the coding sequence ATTTTACACAAAAAATTTTTAAATTTATTTCAACCTTTTTACCAAGGGTTTCGTATTGCACCAACCGAGATACCTAAATGGCTAAAAGAAGCAAAAGAATACGATTATAGTGATATAAAGGAAGGAATAAGGCTTCACCTTAATGAATCCCCTTATTCTCCTCCAAGTTTTGTAATTCAAGCAGTTGAGAAGTACTTATCTCAAGGTAATAGGTATCAGCATCCAGATTTAACTTCAAGGTTTAAGGAACTAGCAGCAGAGTATAATAAGGTAGAGCCATCCAACATTTTTCCAACTCCAGGAGGAGACGGGGCTTTAAGGGCGACATTCTACAACTTCCTTAATCCAGGGGACCAAGTAGCTTATAATTTTCCTTCATATAGTATGTATTCAGTTTATTCCGCAGTTAGAGGATTAAAGGTAAATAAAGTAAATTTAATAGAGAATGGCGATTGGTGGAAAGAAGATTTAGATAAACTTCTAGATTATGCTAAGGATTCAAAATTAGTAATTATTGATGACCCAAATAATCCAACAGGTTCACCAATGTTAAAGGCTAATAAGGAAATTATTTCAACTTTAGCTGAGAACATAAAAGGATTTCTAGTATTGGATGAGGCATATTATGAATTTTCTGGTTATACTGCAGCATCATTAGTAAATGAGTATCCTAACGTTATGATAGTCAGGACCTTAAGCAAGGCTTTCTCTTTAGCGTCTTATAGAGTAGGCTATCTCATTGCAAATAAGGAGGTAGTTAATGCTCTAACAAAGACTTCCACGCCTTTCGATGTCGCATTGCCTTCGTTAATAGCTGGGATAACAGCATTAGAGAACTCATCTTATGCTAAAAATATAGTAAATGAAATTACTGAAAATAGAGAATACCTTTACTCTTCACTAAAAAGGCTTGGTTTAAAAGTGTATAAATCAGTTACTAATTTTCTTCTCATAAAGGATAATAGGGATTTATTAACTCCTCTAATGGAAAGAAAAATAGCAATTAGAAAACCCTTAGATGGGTTTTACAGAATAACCGTAGGAACAAAGGAACAATGTGAAATCTTGGTAAAAGCCTTAGGTGAGATTCTTGAAAGTGGCAATTCCAAATAA